One genomic segment of Dehalogenimonas alkenigignens includes these proteins:
- a CDS encoding YtxH domain-containing protein, protein MEREADVGLVAGLLFGAAIGISLGLLYAPRAGRETRELLRLQADQFKCRSEALGGDLKQTAEQFGSVVREQAREVVHVLKGNGAGKIEA, encoded by the coding sequence ATGGAACGCGAAGCTGATGTTGGATTGGTTGCCGGACTCCTTTTTGGGGCGGCTATAGGCATCAGTCTGGGGTTGTTGTACGCGCCCAGGGCTGGTAGAGAAACGAGGGAATTGCTGCGCCTGCAGGCTGATCAGTTCAAATGCCGATCCGAAGCGCTCGGCGGAGACTTGAAGCAGACAGCTGAACAGTTCGGCAGCGTGGTTCGTGAACAGGCCAGGGAAGTGGTACATGTCTTAAAGGG